The Ascochyta rabiei chromosome 12, complete sequence DNA window GAGTTAATATCCAGGACTTTGACAGTGAATGTAAGGTTTGTCGAGCTAATGAGTATCGTGAATGACCGTTAACATAGTCTCCATTCTGTGTGAGTTTGTAGCAAGCAAGCGTTGAGCCTCTGGCGAATGAACGAAGGCTGATCATGCCTTTGACACGTGCTAGTCGTTATCGATGTTTGGAGTTAGTAACACCTACCACTATCCTGCTCTACAGGTTCGGAGACGCGTCGAAGCGTTCTTGTACGAAGAGTGCTATGGTGAGGCGTGGAGTTTTGACGTTGATGCGTGGGGGCTGTCTGCCGTGGGACACCGCCCGGCAATTTGGCGCGTCAGAAAGCTCACAGCATCTGGAGCTCCCCAACTTCAACATCAACCCTAGCAACGACTGCAATGGCACCATCGAGAGGTCTGCAGCTGCTGTCTGGCCCCAAGAGCTTCCATAAATATCGGAGTACTTCACACTGCGCTCTCCAAACCGCAGCCGCAATAACGTTGCGATGGCCGGTCAACGCGCGTCGAACGTATTCGTCATTCACAGAGAACCTTTCGAATCCCGCGAACAAGCTGCAAAGCTATGTCTCTCGCAGTAGCGACCCGTATTTGAACCTCAGCATCGAAGACCACATCCTGCGCAAGTCTCCGCCAGATAGCACGATCCTCTTTCTTTATGTGAATCGACCGTGTGTCGTGATTGGGCGCAACCAGAACCCATGGACCGAGGTCAATCTGAGCATACTCAACGCTGCGACAGGCACGGAACATCTGGAAGAGACAGAGCCACCTGGAATAGGCGCTGTGGACATTGTGCGTCGCCGATCAGGCGGAGGTACTGTCTTCCATGACGAAGGCAACCTCAATTGGAGTATAACATGCCCGCGCAACGAGTTCACCAGGGACAAACATGCTGAGATGGTCGTCCGCGCATTGCGTAAACTGGGCATTGATCGAGCCAGGGTCAATGAGCGACACGACATTGTGCTCGACCAGGGACACGAAAAGCGTCCGTCTGACCCTGAAGACACACATCGAACCCCGTATACAATCGAGGGAGGCATCCCAAAGCCACTGAAAGTTTCTGGTTCGGCATACAAGCTCACGCGACAGAGAGCGCTGCATCATGCGACGACTCTCCTAGAGTCGCCGAATTTGCACATCATCTCGCAGTATTTGCGCTCCCCAGCAAAGCGCAACATCGAAGCCAAAGGCGTCGAGAGCGTTAGCTCACCAGTCTCGAACATTGGTCTGGACCTGAGAGCGTACCAGCAGCGCCTCCAAGAGGTCTTCGCGGCCATGTACGCGAATATTGGCAAGATCAACATCGTCGAAACCGTCGGTGATGAATACCTTAACATCCCTGACATCAAAAAAGGATACGATGAACTTCGAGTGGGTGTTCCTGAATCTGTTGCCTAGACCGGTGCTGACAGCTCCAGACGCAAGACTGGATGTGGGCACAGACGCCGCAGTTCGATGCAAAGCTTGACTTTGTTGACGGGCCTGGTGTTACCATGAACGTACATCATGGCGTCATCAAGACCTTCGATGTTGAAGCCGAAGCTATGGATGAAACACATGAGGACATTCGTTCGGTCCTTGTTGGCAAGAAGCTGCAAGACGTAACTGACTGGACGATGTTGCTCCAATCAAGCGTCGAGCCCTTCAATGATCGATGTGCTGCCGTCGCAAAGCGGCTTGAAGAGCTACTACCGATTCCCAAGTTTCCTAGATCTTGAGCACGAAGACTTCGGCCAAGCGGACGATGAACATGTCCAATAGACCGTGGGACATCTTAGTGAAGTCCTGCTGTCCTGCTCGCGAACATCAACGCCGGAAGCCACATGTATATTGCAAACTGGAAGAGCAGGACCACTGACTTGTTGAGGAATGACTTCAGCTTGCGATTCTTGTCCAAAAGCTCAAGTTTATCACTGCTGACTGTGCCGACGTTGTCTTCGCCCAGTCTAACAAGACTTCGAGAAGTCTGCTAGACTTTCCTCGAGGGAGGTCAAGTTGTCGTTAATAGTGAGTAACTTGGTTAGCCCGGAGTGGCCATCGGCATCGTTGGTTCTGCTTGAGCATTGAGTCCGTCAGCCATGACCAGACCTCCGGCCCTTGGTCGTTATCTCTTGTCCGAATCTCCCTGAACGCCATCTTTGTTTCTGTCTGGTAGTAATCCTCCTCATCTCTCATTCTTTCCATGCTATATTTGCTGTGCGCCCGTACCTTCTCTTTGTATACTCTCGGCGCCGTCATGCTGCTGAAGTGCCCGGTTCCGGCATCGCCGTTGATATGTCTAAAGCTTCTCGCGATTTTTCGTTTCAGTCGGTCGTATACCGTCGGCGCGCTGCAAGTCACGTCGAGCACCGCGAGCAGTAGGTGCACCTACACCGGCCCATCTTACCGACAAGGGCAATGCATACTGACGGCTTCGACCTTTATGTTTGCTGCTTGTGTTGTGTATCGGCGCCTCCTCTCTCCCTCCCTCCTGTCCGCACCGGGGAGCCCAAGGTGCAGATCGTTCGGATCGCATGACTGAGTCCGGGTACGACCCAGGGATCCTGAAGAGTGTTGAGCATCTGGTCGTGCAATTTGCTTAAACATCTATGCTGCTGTTCCTCGTAAGGAGCCGCGTCGTCTTGAAATCTGTGTTCTGGGGCCGAAGGTCCGTGAACAAATGGGGTGCGCCGAGGCGGACGAGAGTCATGGTCCAGCGTCTGGGACGGCATATGCTCTCAAACAGTTCTGCGTATGGTAAAGAGGTAATACACTGCTCTCTTTGTCAGTTCTGGGCTGTCGCTGTCGCCACTCCAGCTTGCGCATAAGGACCGATTGGCTGGCGCAGCGGCACTGTGATGACAGCTGTTCTGTTCGAGGACGACGTGCTCTTGGAGCATCAGTAAGCGCGTCGTATGCTCACCTATTGTTTAGTCTCTCGCCTATAGCAAGTGGAGGTGAGGCGGCAAGAGTAAGGGCGGTAGAAGGTAAGATCTCCAGATGCGCTCTCAAAGGCGGTGCATAATTGGTATCGACACTGTGGATCTACGTCGCGCCTTTCAGTAGCGTGTCAATGATTTTTCCAATTTCAATCGCCTTGTTGGCACGATGGGCTGTAGGAGTGAGCGCCGCTACACAATGCCTTTGAGGCGGGCTCACTCATTGAGCTTGAACATCGCCCGCTGACTCGCTTGAAGCACAATCGTCTCCTTCCTTTCCCACGCAGGTTGCTTTTCTGTTCCATAGTTTGAAGTAGCCGTGGAGCAGAAGAGAGCTCTTGAAGAGGGGTGCGACGCCACTAGAGAGGAGAGGGCGCAATGTTGGAAGACAGTCAGGATGTCGGTAAGAGAAGGGATGGAGGAGTCTCCAGCGCTCATGTTGCTTGAGGGAAGGAAGAGTATCACGCCGAAGGTGATCCCGGAGGCATGACGGTCTTTTGGTGGGGTGAAGGTTTGGGGTATGATGTGTCGAAGGGGGAAAGAGTTGTGAAGCAGCACAACACGGGCACCACAATCAACCAACTTCGAATTAAGGATAGATCGGAACCCTCTCAATCCCTCCATGAAAGAGCACGATCACGAAACGCCCGTCAACAACCAGCCCCTAGCCGCGTCACTGTTTGCGCTCATCGGCCTTGGTACTTCAGTCACTCGCTGCACTTCACGTGAGCTTGGACGCTATAAAATCTTGCTAAGTTGGCTACGGCGACTCTACAACGTCTCCCCTGCAGGAAATTCAGACTCGAGAGCTTCTTTCTCAACCAACACACGAAGTCAACAAGTCAGTAAGCCCTTGGCTACCTCTAGCGTTACTCGTGCGCACAAATGCGTCCGCTGATGACACTCTACAAGTCTCCACACCATACCCTAAGACATCTCTGACTACTCCGCCACGCAATGTATTCTTCCAGCAGCAGCGTGTACAAGGTCCTCCGCCCCACCGCCAACCCTGAGCCACTTCGCGGTCACATCGGTGATCTCCCGTCTTACGTTCTCCACCGCATCTTGTACTGGAAGCTGCTGGCGAATGGCGAATTGCCTACCATCGTTGCTTTCATTCTTACGACGCCTTTCCTTGCTGAGCAGGCCGGCGGCACTCCGCTGCTCACCGCCTGCGGTCTCGACTGAACCACCGTCATGTGGCAGCAAGGCGTGTATTTCTGGATGAAGCTCCGCAAGCTCAGGCAAGAAGAAGGTACGGAGAGGAAGGCAGGGAGGTATGGTTTACTCGCTGAGCTGAGTTCTCTTAACAGATGAGGGGGTCATAGCTAACCAATCGATGATGAGGTTGGAGGCTAGAGTTGGAGAATGGCCTTGTAGCCTTCTTGCTCAGCCAACGTCTCTGCAAGGTACCAAGGTCGAGGAGATGAAGCTGACTATTAGCTAGATAGCGGGGCTAAATTGCTTTCATGTGCAATATACGCCTTCCAGAGTCAGTGCGTCGATGAAATTCTGTCTGTGGGAAGCCAATGCCTGGCAAGCCCTCAACTCGACCTAGATTACTGTCACATGTTGAAATTGCTCTTGAAAGCTGTCATCACCTTGCATACCTGACAATTGCTTCAAAAGGTATGGAAAAGCTGTTCACGTGCTGGATTATTCTTCACTGACAATCCGATGTAAACGTGTGGAGTTTCCCCACCTTGTGATATAGAATTCCATGCTTTGAAGCCAGTGGATGGGCCAATGAAGAGTGCATTGCGTACCACATTTAGCGTGCAGTCACCGGAGCATGCTGTGCATGAAGAGAAAGACAAGCTTCCCGCTGTCAGTGAACTTCAAGATCACCCAAGTATACGGTTAAGATCACCCGCCTGCTAACCTTGGTGATCTATCTTTGTATAAGAGAATGGGTTGAAAGGAATGAATGGGCGACCATTTATCCCCGCATCGGGGCGCTCCGCACTTCGAGGCCCTGGTGAACAAAGATCACGGAAACAATGTCGAAGACAAAGCCATGATTCGATTTCCATTCGTGAGGTACTTCGATAGTCTTGTGTTCCCTTGCTCAACACACTGCCATGTGGTTGCATTCCTGCAGTGTATGATGACGAAACCTCGCTTGGCGCAGGCGCGGCTGCCTGCTCGCGAACTCGTTTCAGCCTTTTCCAGCTCCCTCAACATCTCGCCCCTTTTGCTCTCATCAACAGGCAAATGAATGCATGCACTGTGTGTACAGCTGCACAGGACTCGATGCGCGTCTGTGCGGGTGATATGGCCAATCGATGTTGTTTCGAAGCCTCTGTGTGTTGACGTTTGAAACGAAACGGGTCGGCTGTCACTGCGGCCTGAGTTTCAGGTGAACACTTGTCGACTATCCCCCTCTGGGACGCATCTTGTAACCTTCAGAGCTCGGTAGCAGTGTTTTTAAGATCGGTCGCCATGAGGCAAGGAGTGAGGAGCTCGTCTAATCGCAGCGGCACTCGCGTGTTCTTACCATCTGATCGACGCTTTGCTCCCCGCCTTATACTACCTAATGTATTAATACCACGGTCATATATCTTCAGGACTTCGGCGCAGGCTCGCTGTCAGTTATGGGTACTACAAGGAACATGAATATGAATATGAGTATGGATGGAATCATGTTCCCTACTGCCGAGCACATCGACGTACGACAACAGGCTCTCATACAGCACAACGATGATGTTTGGATGTACAACCAGACATGCTCAGGTACCACTTCCATTTCTTAGGCTTATGAAAAAGGCACACCTACTAACAACTGCAGACTATCCAGCCCAACAACCAAGCTTTTGGCCGGCCCATCTGTCAGAATACCAACAATCGCACCAGTTTCCACGCCTTTCGACTTCGACGCACTCTTCATATTCTTCCCATCTAAGGGATTCGGATTCAAGCACTCTCTCAAACTG harbors:
- a CDS encoding Lipoate--protein ligase gives rise to the protein MAPSRGLQLLSGPKSFHKYRSTSHCALQTAAAITLRWPVNARRTYSSFTENLSNPANKLQSYVSRSSDPYLNLSIEDHILRKSPPDSTILFLYVNRPCVVIGRNQNPWTEVNLSILNAATGTEHLEETEPPGIGAVDIVRRRSGGGTVFHDEGNLNWSITCPRNEFTRDKHAEMVVRALRKLGIDRARVNERHDIVLDQGHEKRPSDPEDTHRTPYTIEGGIPKPLKVSGSAYKLTRQRALHHATTLLESPNLHIISQYLRSPAKRNIEAKGVESVSSPVSNIGLDLRAYQQRLQEVFAAMYANIGKINIVETVGDEYLNIPDIKKGYDELRTQDWMWAQTPQFDAKLDFVDGPGVTMNVHHGVIKTFDVEAEAMDETHEDIRSVLVGKKLQDVTDWTMLLQSSVEPFNDRCAAVAKRLEELLPIPKFPRS